One Bufo gargarizans isolate SCDJY-AF-19 chromosome 3, ASM1485885v1, whole genome shotgun sequence DNA segment encodes these proteins:
- the SLC15A1 gene encoding solute carrier family 15 member 1, whose translation MGRGEKSPGCFGYPLSIFFIVINEFCERFSYYGMRAVLVLYFKYFLQWDDNLATVVYHTFVAVCYLTPILGAIIADSWLGKFKTIVYLSIVYAVGQVIMSVSAIHDISDGNRDGIPDNIPLHVGLSMIGLILIALGTGGIKPCVAAFGGDQFDESQEKQRGRFFSIFYLSINAGSLLSTIITPILRGQECGIHSQQKCYPLAFGVPAALMAVALVVFIIGSGMYKKVSPQGNIIVKVSKCISFAISNRYRNRSKSIPKREHWMDWAKEKYDDLLIAQIKMVLKVLFLYIPLPMFWALFDQQGSRWTLQATTMNGKFGTIQIQPDQMQTVNPILIIVLVPVVDLAIYPLIKKCKLNFTPLKRITVGMFFAAMAFVVAAVIQIEIDKTLPTFPDSSHIQVRAINLDADNLILSFKDGQLPSSSLTSLQASEYKILPLNSAVNFTYGNISQDFSQNGLSGKTRYTWIVRNGNTVEAKMDEDISKKPEQGYNAIKFINNLQETITVKVDGSDVGDILPFSFSNYTMLTSGVKNIEGFTASGRNCSVDSRDFGFGGAFKIIINECASSMSTEYIEDIQANTVHMGLQIPQYFLLTAGEVVFSVTGLEFSYSQAPSNMKSVLQAGWLLTVAVGNIIVLIVAGAAGLSEQWAEYILFAALLVAVCIIFAIMAYFYTYVDPAEIEAQFDSDGKKKKEKEIESMGLEILDRPEKQVKM comes from the exons GGAGGGGCGAAAAATCT CCAGGATGCTTCGGCTACCCTCTAAGTATCTTCTTTATTGTCATTAATGAGTTTTGTGAAAGGTTCTCCTATTATGGAATGCGAG CTGTGTTGGTTTTGTACTTTAAATACTTTCTACAATGGGACGACAACCTCGCCACTGTGGTTTATCACACATTTGTTGCTGTGTGCTACCTGACTCCAATCTTGGGGGCTATCATtgctgactcttggctgggaaaATTTAA GACCATCGTATATCTGTCTATTGTTTATGCAGTTGGCCAGGTCATTATGTCTGTCAGTGCTATTCATGATATTTCTGATGGGAACAGGGATGGAATACCTGACAATATTCCTCTTCATGT TGGTTTATCAATGATTGGCCTTATTTTAATCGCTTTGGGCACAGGAGGAATTAAACCTTGTGTTGCTGCTTTTGGTGGAGACCAGTTTGATGAGAGCCAG GAGAAACAGAGGGGCCGCTTCTTCTCTATCTTTTATCTGTCAATCAATGCTGGCAGTCTTCTGTCTACTATTATCACTCCCATCCTGAGAG GCCAGGAGTGCGGTATTCACTCTCAGCAGAAATGCTATCCTTTGGCCTTTGGAGTGCCTGCTGCTCTCATGGCGGTTGCGCTAG TTGTATTTATCATTGGAAGTGGAATGTACAAAAAAGTGTCTCCACAGGGTAACATTATAGTTAAAGTTTCCAAATGCATCTCG TTTGCTATCAGCAACAGATACAGAAATCGTAGTAAATCAATTCCTAAGAGGGAGCATTGGATGGACTGGGCAAAAGAAAAGTATGAT gATCTACTCATTGCCCAAATTAAGATGGTTCTAAAGGTCTTGTTCCTTTACATTCCACTGCCGATGTTCTGGGCACTTTTTGATCAACAG GGTTCAAGATGGACTCTGCAAGCTACCACTATGAACGGAAAGTTT GGAACTATTCAGATACAACCAGATCAGATGCAG ACTGTGAATCCAATATTAATTATTGTTCTTGTGCCGGTGGTTGACTTAGCGATCTATCCCCTTATTAAGAAATGCAAGCTAAATTTTAC ACCCCTGAAAAGGATCACTGTGGGCATGTTCTTCGCTGCCATGGCATTTGTTGTTGCTGCTGTTATACAAATAGAAATTGAT AAAACTCTGCCAACATTCCCAGACAGCAGTCATATACAAGTCAGAGCCATAAACTTAGATGCAGACAACCTTATACTTTCATTTAAAGATGGTCAATTACCGTCTTCGTCATTGACCTCTTTACAG GCAAGTGAATACAAAATTCTTCCACTTAACAGTGCCGTTAATTTTACCTATGGAAACATATCGCAAGATTTTTCACAAAATGGCCTTTCTGGTAAAACTCGATACACGTGGATTGTTAGAAATGGAAACACTGTGGAAGCAAAAATG GATGAAGACATCAGCAAGAAACCCGAACAAGGATACAACGCAATCAA GTTTATTAATAATCTACAAGAAACTATAACCGTGAAGGTAGACGGGAGTGATGTCGGTGACATTCTGCCATTCAGCTTTTCAAATTATACCATGTTAACCTCAGGAGT GAAAAATATAGAAGGTTTCACTGCAAGTGGCAGGAATTGTTCTGTGGATTCAAGGGACTTTGGTTTTGGAGGCGCTTTTAAAATAATTATTAATGAG TGCGCATCATCAATGTCTACTGAATACATTGAGGATATTCAAGCCAACACAGTGCACATGGGTCTGCAGATTCCTCAGTATTTCCTCCTTACTGCTGGGGAGGTTGTGTTCTCCGTTACAGGGCTGGAATTCTCCTATTCTCAG GCCCCATCCAACATGAAATCTGTGCTGCAGGCAGGATGGCTCCTAACAGTGGCTGTTGGTAATATTATTGTCCTTATTGTGGCTGGTGCCGCGGGTCTAAGTGAACAG